The Schistocerca nitens isolate TAMUIC-IGC-003100 chromosome 2, iqSchNite1.1, whole genome shotgun sequence nucleotide sequence AGAAGCTTGCAAAGAAAATGTGATCTTCTGCAAtaaattgtaaatatgtgtgtacgGTTTTACATCGATGCTTTTCCCTGAAACAGCCCTCTAACATTAGTTCTACATAATGGTGAAGCAGGGCAAGTTTCAACTGAATTACATTCATTGACTGTTGCATCACTAATTGCTGAACTAGGAGAAACTGAATCTAAAACTGATTTTAAGTAAGATTGCCAATTTTTATGCTGGTGACTGGATGAGAAATTTCTTTTTgagcttcttcttattcttctaacAACGTGCCCCTGAGTTATTCCAAACAAATTATATTGTCAGTAATGTCGGTGGATTTGGTAGTACATCGTGTAGTCTCTATGTGTGAATCTTATGTCGTCTTTTCCTCTAGTCACTGGTGTGCCCGCTGTCGCGTCGCTGTGAAATAGGTTGCGAAACTTCAGCTATTTGTACAGATCGTTTCGGTTCTGCGTTATTAGAATTACACTGTCGTGGGTGAAAACGACTGTCCGATTCATGTCTCCTGCTACCGTATCTGTCATTTTCTCGGAAATCGCAGTTTTGTTGTGTGTTGTAATGATAGTTGTGGTCGTATGGTTGCTGCCTATACATATGAaagttttattgattggcgactccatggagtgtcccgtgcaccacgaccagataatggatatacttagaaggagagacagcattggtcgtattttttgttttattaaccacaaaatcgattttcggtcacttagtgaccatcctcagtgctgtaatgtataatttaaattaatagtcactggtgtcaacaagcttagagcgatcacataaactcagtgctgtaatatataatttaaattgttaggcactggtgtcaacaagcttagagcgatcacataaactcggtttatgtgatcgctctaagcttgttgacaccagtgcctaacaatttaaattatatatcacagcactgaggatggtcactaagtgaccgaaaatcgattttgtggttagtaaaacaaaaaatacgaccaatgctgtaccTCCTTCTAAGTATATGAAAGTTGTCATTCCTTTGTATCTAACTGAGATGCGGACAGTTATTCTGGGTTAAATGAACATCAATCCCACATCTTTTGACTTAATAAAATATAACGAAACTTCAGCGATAGTTAAGCTTTTGATGAAGTCACGAAACTATAATCGCAGAATTACAAAAACTAAACTTCACACGAATCATCtttctttaaacaaaatttcaaaacataATTCTTAAATACGCTTCTCTCACAATGAACGATAAATcctaaagaaaacataaaataaaataaataaataaaaataaataaggtaaaagcaaaaagtTTCCGGATCTGGATATCTGACGAACCAAGAATGCTGCATTACGAAACCGCTGCCGCAAATAAAACATACTTAATCATTACATGTAATCCATTCTTCACAAAGAGAATAATAGCACCAATGTAAAAATCAATTCTTTTTCTCCTCACAATAAGTCTTGCATTAATACATAATAAATTCCcaaacggctggtcccggcggaggttcgagtcttccctctggcatgggtgtgtgtgtttgtccttacaagggaacctccccagcgcacccccctcagatttagttataagttggcacagtggataggccttgaaaaactggatccagatcaatcgagaaaacaggaagaagttgtgtggaactataaaagaataagcaaaatatacaaactgagtaatcaatgggcaacataggcaacatcaaggagaatatgagctcaagagcgccgtggtcccgtgattagcgtgagagGCTGCGGaaagagaagtccttggttcaagtcgtccatcgactcaaaagtttaatttttttattttcagacaatcattatctgtccgtccgtccgtccgtccgatgcaaggtaactgcgccgtagtatgtggACACCACACCTacaacaaacattgaaacacacgtcagtcgactacagcgcacggaacagagtattcctgctaacgaggctccctggttgGCAGTttactgttcactactttggacgagagtgcattaaatatgtgatatgtattccgtgggcaatatgaatccagcaaatatagctcgggcCTTCAATAacaatcgtacggttttgcgatgcgtttgcaaaacacaggcgctaaacttattacagagaacaaagacgtcagtgaacgaacggacagatcataactttgcgaaaataaagaaagtaaaattttcactcgagggaagacttgaaccaaggacctctagttccttttttttctttttttttacgctaccccttttttttttaagtagtggACCGGTGGGGGCCCGGGGgtcaaagtgggcaggggtcgaaaacgtgaggcctggccacagtgtccccctcaccaccaccgagcctgtggtgcttagggaagtgggagaaacaggaatcaacagtagtggaaggcgttgttatttatttatttgcatgtgtttttgtaatattcactaatagcatgaaagtatgggaacacatatgcgaaagagaaaagaaatataaattctgggtaaagaaaaagaaaggaaaaaggaaaagcaaaaagaaataaaatccgcgcaatctgcgacgcgctctcccacccgcggaggtcagaagtagaatagatcgtaggcggttgaaactcagacaccgccgggggaggaggggtgggtgccctctgtgccaggcaccccccaactcagtggaggtctaacaaagaccgctcgaagatagttagcaaataatgttcggtaacgtggcgtgttttcgagagctgcatgggctgttcgtaaataggtccagaagtcgaggcgggatttaggtccctcattaaagagataagcgaccgcccaccctttgacccacgtaatagcatgacatttggcggcgggaaaatgtcggtcctccgggtatagaaacattcgaggctcGACTGTGTCTgatggcacccggagatagcaggcaatgatttgctgcacgaagcgccatacatcttgcgatgaggcgcatgtcagacggtgttcatcagtgtccagttgctggcaaaggagacaaagaggggattctgacaagccaatgttgtgcaggcgctgagtcgtggcaaatttcctgttgactatgtgataccacagtgcccggacgttcgtagggaggaagggctggtggacggtagtccacattatgggccactggatggaggggtgtttggtctccatcacattccggggaacacagcgcagcaacaggctgtaaaaatccttagtccttggtgggcgtgtatctgggagactggtatgtatgtaactgtagtcgacgaaaaagttcgaaatatgggacaaatgaggcacgatatggccgacagacactggtggtgaggtggaagcaggtaggaggacctcaagcaagctgcgtgttgagatgtaccctggcccatccactgttttctcatggtactcatgtacaaggctgcagctcgcatacggacattgacgagcccgacgccaccataccgtgagggcagggtaagtgtctcataacggactttaaacattgaaccagccgtgagataatagccaaaagccgcctgaaggttgcgcccaattgcagttggcagagggagagcttgcgcgatgtgaaccaattttggtgccacataaagattaataaacgcaacccgttgaagtgtgtcctggcggcgcaagaggttctggcggacgtcgttgcggatgacgtgtaacaggcgacggaaattcgttgccgccgtgcgtgtgaccgtgggggtaaaggtaatgcccaggtaccggaaagtccgtaCAAGCGGCAgtggtgccacttcaccctcctggaggcctcgtccaatgtgcattgcagaagatttggcgacattcatggcactgccagcggcagccccataacgggtaatcaattcgaggacatcccgaatctcagagccggagcgaatgaggaggaggaggtcatcagcatatgcccgacagcgaaaagtgtgttggcgtagggtgaggccagagagcttggtcgtcaagcccccaagaaggggctcaagggcaatagcatacaggagggtagagagggggcacccctgccgtatcgaacggcagataggtaccggccctgttatacgtccattgacttggacacgtgaactggcactgtcgtaaagacgccggatgacgtcgagaaacggaggggggatacccattcgggctgccaccgaaaacaggaaacgatgacgcactttatcgaaggcgctgtcgaagtctatagcgacgaccgctgcccggagcctgcaggccgccgctatcgcaattaagtcgcggcattcccctgtggcagtctgtatgttaatctGTCCGCCAGgtgtcgtttgctctggcgagaggatatgagggagtgtagtgcggagccgcattgccagtaagcgcgcgaaaatcttgtaattggCATTGaggagggtgagcggtctgtaactcgtgaccatcgaaccacgggctggtttgtggactggtataatgatgccctcagcaaaggcgggtgggattgcttggtcagatgttatcagttcttgatacatagtcgtccaccgtggggccatgaggtcccgaaaggtacggtaaaactcaatcggtaagccgtcattgccgggcgatctgttgactgcacccttggcgattgcgttgttgacttcgtctagcgtgaccgccactgtcaaagcttccgcctccgtgtgggggagggtgcgcgtgacgtaattcaaaatggagtcgtctgctgcagtttcagcgtcgtcatcactataagtacgacggtagtgctcgacgaatgcgcggacgatgtcattctgagtggtcacctgcgttccatgaggcgtggtcagagtgctgatgatctgctgacgacgccttcgtttgtcggacactatatcatgcatggatggaatttctaaatccgcgtgatcgtggcgccgcgtccgtatcacgaccccttgcaatttccggcgtgccagcgcaattatcttcgccttagttctttgccgttccaactggttgtccggggttggcggttgagcatccagatcgcggagaatcgcgtaatagaagtcaacagtggtgcgatgccagtcggccatgtccttcccgtatctcatcagtgtcctccggatcgccggcttggcgcagtccaaccaccatgtcaatgtcgagtgggagcggggaaggcgtcgttcgcaggctgtccacgtgtcagtgacttgttggcgacacgccaggtcatgcaagtgtgaggtattgagtttccatggcgcacggctgcgccataccgattgcggcggaaggaggaccgtacagatgtaagcgcaatggtcggaaaaggccagcggccagcgttcggcgccccgtatcgcagatctaagagtttgtgagacatatatcctgtctagtcggcttgcggaatgacttgtaagaaaggtatggccagaaagttcgccgtgttgtacttcccaggtatcgtgaagcaggaggtctcgcaccactatacgtagctcctggcatgtagtatagtggggaatctgatctttaggatgcagaacgcagttaaagtcacctcctagtaggcaatggtcataacgccctaaaaacaggggagcgatgtcctcggaataaaactgggctctttcatgccgtcggtcggtgcctgagggagcgtagacattaatgatgcgtgtccccatggcagtgagtgccatgccccgagctgatggaaggaaggcgacatcggacacagaaatcccgtggcggacgtagatggccaccccgcggcccattggatcactcgcggaggcgtgggcggtatagccattaatatccgggagactagccaagtgaacttcctgcagaagggcgaaatcaatatccgaagcccagaacatctcctgcataaggcggatttttcCTCAGCGGGTCACGCtgaccaccggaccacggcgctcttacgttcccacagtccttgatgtttcctatcttcCACAtgaactactaagtttgtatattttgtttacttttttcatagttccacacaacttcttcttgttttctcgattgatctgtgttcagttattcaaggcctatccactgtgccaacttataactaaatctgagggaggtgcgatggggaggttcccttgttaggataatttaggttaagtagtgtgtaagcttagagactgatgaccttagcagttaagtcccataagatttttaaaaaaatctcaaaaaTCTCTATTGCCGGCTGCTTACTGCTTCCAATTCAAGTCAACTGTTCACATCTAACACCAGAACTCAGCTGTctgcctcccctcctctcttctcCTCGTGATCAACAGATAAATCTGGCGCGCATATCCGCAGAACAAAGATCAACTCAAACCCACATCTGTGCAGCGCAGTTTCTCTGCCGAGGTTGCACGCGAAAATTTACAGACACACCTtccatggtctggggtgcgatttcgtatgacatctggagcactctcgttgttactccacgcaccctgactgcaaatttgtacgttagtctggtgatttaaccagttgtgctgccattcatgaacagcattgcagggggtgttttccgacaggataacgctcgcccacataccgctcttgtaaTCCAACATGGTCTGCAAAGTATCGACATTTTGCGTTggtctgctcggtcaccagatctgtttccaatcgagcacgtatggaacatcacggacgacaactccagcgtcatccacaaacagcaatgaccgcccctgtactgaccaaccaagtgcaatacGCGTGTTACTCTATCCCACAATACTGACattcagcacctgtacaacacaatgcaagcacttttgtatgcttgcatccaacattctggcggttacaccggttattaacgaaccagcatttcacattttgccggccagtgtggccgagcggttctaggcgcttcagtctggaaccgtgcgaccgctactgtcgcaggttcgaatcctgccttgggcatggatgtgtgtgatgtccttaggttagttaggtttaagtagttctacgttttaggggactgatgacctcagatgttaagtcccatagtgctcagagccatttgaaccatttttttgttaagtcccatagtgctcagagccatttgaaccatttcacattttcaatcgtTTATCTGGCGActggccaacggtcttgccgcaggggTCAGATcagtgaagtccgcagctcgtggtcgtgcggtagcgttctcggttcccgcgcccgtgttcccgggttcgattcccggcggggtcagggattttctctgcctcgtgatgactgggtgttgtgtgatgtccttaggttagttaggtttaaatagttctaagttctaggggactgatgaccgtagatgttaagtcccatagtgctcagagccagccagccagatcagtgaagttaaacgctgtcgggcttggctaacacttggatgggtgaccatccggtctgcctaccGCTGTTGCCAAGCGTCGCGCATTCTGCCCTTGTGAGACAATTtgacgagctacttgactgagaagtagcggctccggtcacgaaaactgacatcggCGGGAGAGCTGTacctgaccacatgcccctgctcATCGGCATCTAGTGATggctataggctgaggatgacacggcggtcggtcaataCAGTAAGAATCTTCCGACACCTGTTCGGTGGAGATTAGATAAGTTAGTATATCGTTGTTACATTAACTGTGACTGTGAGCTTGGAATGTTAatcacgtaaatacactcctggaaatggaaaaaaagaacacattgacaccggtgtgtcagacccaccatacttgctccggacactgcgagagggctgtacaagcaatgatcacacgcacggcacagcggacacaccaggaaccgcggtgttggccgtcgaatggcgctagctgcgcagcatttgtgcaccgccgccgtcagtgtcagccagtttgccgtggcatacggagctccatcgcagtctttaacactggtagcatgccgcgacagcgtggacgtgaaccgtatgtgcagttgacggactttgagcgagggcgtatagtgggcatgcgggaggccgggtggacgtaccgccgaattgctcaacacgtggggcgtgaggtctccacagtacatcgatgttgtcgccagtggtcggcggaaggtgcacgtgcccgtcgacctgggaccggaccgcagcgacgcacggatgcacgccaagaccgtaggatcctacgcagtgccgtaggggaccgcaccgccacttcccagcaaattagggacactgttgctcctggggtatcggcgaggaccattcgcaaccgtctccatgaagctgggctacggtcccgcacaccgttaggccgtcttccgctcacgccccaacatcgtgcagcccgcctccagtggtgtcgcgacaggcgtgaatggagggacgaatggagacgtgtcgtcttcagcgatgagagtcgcttctgccttggtgccaatgatagtcgtatgcgtgtttggcgccgtgcaggtgagcaccacaatcaggactgcatacgaccgaggcatacaggaccaacacccggcatcatggtgtggggagcgatctcctacactggccgtacaccactggtgatcgtcgaggggacactgaatagtgcacggtacatccaaaccgtcatcgaacccatcgttctaccattcctagaccggcaagggaacttgctgttccaacaggacagtgcacgtccgcatgtatggctatggctctgagcactatgggactcaactgctgtggtcatcagtcccctagaacttagaactacttaaacctaactaacctaaggacatcacacacatccatgcccgaggcaggattcgaacctgcgaccgtagcagtcgcaccgtccgcatgtatcccgtgccacccaacgtgctctagaaggtgtaagtcaactaccctggccagcaagatctccggatctgccccccattgagcatgtttgggactggatgaagcgtcgtctcacgcggtctgcacgtccagcacgaacgctggtccaactgaggcgccaggtggaaatggcatggcaagccgttccacaggactacatccagcatctctacgatcgtctccatgggagaatagcagcctgcattgctgcgaaaggtggatatacactgtactagtgccgacattgtgcatgctctgttgcctgtgtctatgtgcctgtggttctgtcagtgtgatcatgtgatgtatctgaccccaggaatgtgtcaataaagtttccccttcctgggacaatgaattcacggtgttcttatttcaatttccaggagtgtatgtcatctagacaaattttattactctaaattaattattttttaatgcaGTGATTTTTTCCGTTTGTGTATTTTATCGAACAAATAAATGGATTTCTTTTGAAATGTTTGGAGAACACTTTCCCAGGTCATTCAGTTGTCAGGAGTGATGACAACTTGCCACACGCTCTTTGGTAAGAACATCCAtcatgaattttgctttggtcatCAACAAAGTCTGTTATAATTGCTTGTTCTTACATTTAGAATTTTTCACAAAAAGGGTGGTCCGTCATAGCCTCACTTTCATCTTTAAGGTGCTAAACTGCTGTCGCAACAAGCGCTATTTAGGCGCTGACGTGCAAACGAAAATGACCACTCGAGAGATAAGAAACTCAGTTCAGTAGTGACGCGCCAGTGGCGCTGTTGTAGACTCACTTATAGCAAGTAGTCAATTGAGATAACAAGGTGAATCGTGTAAAAGGGCTTTAAGGAAAACACATCGTTGTGATGAAGGTTTCCGAGTACGTTTCGAGTGGAGGATGATAAGTGTGCTGACAATACAGTGAAGCAGTTTGTGATGGTGGTGTTCAGGTGGGGATGGCGTGCACGGTGGGGCAGTCACCGTGCGCGTGGCGGGCGACGTGCCGGCGCTGCCCGGGGGCCTACAGCGTGGCGGGCCCCATGTGGGCGGCAGCACTGGGCGGCTGCGAGTGGCTCGAGTCGTGGAAGCTGGGCCGAACGCTCGACGACGCCGTGCTCGACCTGGTGCGCCGCCTGGCCGACGCGCCGCTGCCGGACCCGCCGCCCATTCTCAGAGCGCTGCTCGGACACACGCTCGACGAGGTGAGCCAGCACTCCCTTCGAGCCTAACCCTCCaatattacagggtgttacaaaaaggtacggccaaactttcaggaaacattcctcacgcacaaagaaagaaaatatgttatgtggacatgtgtccggaaacgcttactttccatgttagagctcattttattacttctcttcaaatcacattaatcatggaatggaaacacacagcaacagaacgtaccagcgtgacttcaaacactttgttacaggaaatgttcaaaatgtcctccgttagcgaggatacatgcatccaccctccgtcgcatggaatccctgatgcgctgatgcagccctggagaatggcgtattgtatcacaaccgtccacaatacgagcacgaagagtctctacatttggtaccgcggttgcgtagacaagagctttcaaatgcccccataaatgaaagtcaagagggttgaggtcaggagagcgtggaggccatggaattggtccgcgtctaccaatccatcggtcaccgaatctgttgttgagaagcgtacgaacacttcgattgaaatgtgcaggacctccatcgtgcatgaaccacatgttgtgtcgtacttgtaaaggcacatgttctagcagcacaggtagagtatcccgtatgaaatcatgataacgtgttccattgagcgtaggtggaagaacatggggcccaatcaagacatcaccaacaatgcctgcccaaacgttcacagaaaatctgtgttgatgacgtgattgcacaattgcgtgcggattctcgtctgcccacacatgttgaatgtgaaaatttacaatttgatcacgttggaatgaagcctcatccgtgaagagaacatttgtactgaaatgaggattgagacattgttggatgaaccattcgcagaagtgtaccagtggaggccaatcagctgctgatagtgcctgcacacgctgtacatggtacggaaacaa carries:
- the LOC126235452 gene encoding uncharacterized protein LOC126235452, whose protein sequence is MVVFRWGWRARWGSHRARGGRRAGAARGPTAWRAPCGRQHWAAASGSSRGSWAERSTTPCSTWCAAWPTRRCRTRRPFSERCSDTRSTRCCFEDLQRYTACLDVKIKSSNQMAGATAQLCLPRGWPHSTSSWLMTRSAWGQTTLAYESARPR